One Capsicum annuum cultivar UCD-10X-F1 chromosome 2, UCD10Xv1.1, whole genome shotgun sequence genomic window carries:
- the LOC107855505 gene encoding uncharacterized protein LOC107855505, with protein sequence MFATTPRSLYRSFPKALTKYPTNPPTITGYLVLTDEESEEMDTFCWGICKHSSITKLPFPQDRVLKVVHNPEFGEPSVHKVWFLPVLDQSPASSRYYVIKAKGRHKGRAYTSWKEADMDSCCFDNSMNDLNPKPFNHKDPYQQFEICPYDLGGFYAKSVAYDGVPPKFLRKKGWHVNSINSLKVNLKETQGLQLSSQPSDSDTPELNIPASSKRSVPVILGKWYCPCVLVKEGKTRTKEQMNKSLFYEVTLKCWWEQIFSCENVTRRNRAHVEVDARVRKLLTLISGTEAVKDEEGSGGVVWFRVKEEYRKKCTLEKVGLNSVVIEKMRWIQERRGWYDGGESDVRVEGVEEIESENGYYWRKFSCYVLVESFVFRRMDGNLLINFNFKNTQKIVCQWE encoded by the exons ATGTTTGCCACAACACCACGTTCACTATACAGGAGCTTCCCAAAAGCACTTACAAAATATCCTACAAATCCACCAACAATTACAGGGTATTTAGTACTGACTGATGAAGAATCAGAAGAAATGGACACTTTCTGTTGGGGTATTTGTAAGCACAGCAGTATCACTAAACTCCCATTTCCTCAAGATAGAGTGTTGAAAGTTGTTCATAATCCAGAGTTTGGTGAGCCTAGTGTTCATAAAGTTTGGTTCTTACCAGTTCTTGATCAATCCCCAGCGTCCAGCCGCTACTATGTTATCAAAGCCAAAGGCAGACACAAAGG GAGGGCCTATACATCCTGGAAAGAAGCAGATATGGATAGTTGTTGCTTTGACAATTCGATGAATGATCTAAACCCAAAGCCTTTTAATCACAAAGATCCATATCAACAATTCGAGATTTGTCCATATGATCTTGGTGGTTTctatgctaaatctgttgcatACGATGGCGTGCCTCCGAAATTCCTCAGAAAAAAAGGTTGGCATGTAAATAGTATCAATTCACTTAAAGTCAACTTGAAAGAAACTCAAGGTCTCCAATTATCCTCTCAACCATCAGATTCAGATACCCCTGAATTAAATATTCCAGCGTCTTCCAAACGTTCAGTTCCAGTAATTCTTGGCAAATGGTATTGTCCATGCGTGTTAGTAAAAGAGGGGAAAACTCGAACGAAAGAACAGATGAATAAGTCATTGTTCTATGAAGTGACACTCAAGTGTTGGTGGGAGCAAATATTTTCTTGTGAGAATGTAACAAGAAGAAATAGGGCACACGTAGAGGTCGATGCTCGTGTGAGGAAGCTGTTAACTTTAATAAGTGGGACGGAAGCTGTAAAAGATGAAGAGGGGAGTGGAGGGGTTGTTTGGTTTAGAGTAAAAGAGGAATATAGAAAAAAATGTACATTGGAGAAAGTTGGTTTGAATAGTGTCGTTATTGAGAAAATGAGATGGATACAAGAAAGAAGGGGATGGTATGATGGAGGAGAGAGTGATGTAAGAGTGGAAGGTGTAGAAGAGATAGAAAGTGAGAATGGGTATTactggagaaagtttagttgttATGTTTTGGTGGAGAGTTTTGTGTTTAGGAGAATGGATGGGAATTTGTTAATCAACTTCAATTTCAAGAACACTCAGAAGATTGTGTGCCAGTGGGAATGA
- the LOC107855492 gene encoding xyloglucan glycosyltransferase 4: MAPSSVVVTMENPKSISLVEVNDLNSPAFRDKNKAANPKRFTKVLLLKAQRTLGCIPWMANSLCTTFASVKKRIALSDESDEEPKYRGKLYRFIRAFLAISVVALFIEIFAYFNQWHLNLVNPWEVQSILQWTYMAWISFRADYIAPSLAKLTSFCIVLFLIQSVDRLVLCLGCFWMKFRKTKPIINEDACDLEDGSFFPMVLVQIPMCNEKEVFAQSIGAVCQLDWPKDRFLVQVLDDSDDEVLQQMIRNECLSWKEKGVNIIYRHRFIRTGYKAGNLKSAMACDYVQDYEFVAIFDADFQPNPDFLKLTVPHFKGKPDVGLVQARWSFVNKDENLLTRLQNINLCFHFEVEQQVNGHYLNFFGFNGTAGVWRIKALEESGGWLERTTVEDMDIAVRAHLCGWKFIYVNDVRALCELPESYEAYKKQQHRWHSGPMQLFRLCLPTILTSKISVWKKANMIFLFFLLRKLILPFYSFTLFCIILPLTMFIPEAELPAWVICYVPIVMSILNILPAPKSFPFLMPYLLFENTMSVTKFNAMVSGLFQLGSAYEWVVTKKTGRSSESDLLAFAERESKNMNEEKISRRLSESGLELYGKIKEHEEIPKKKKANKIYRKELALAFLLLTAAARSLLSAQGIHFYYLLFQGLTFLIVGLDLIGEQVS; encoded by the exons ATGGCACCAAGTTCTGTAGTTGTTACCATGGAGAATCCTAAAAGCATTTCATTAGTGGAGGTCAATGATTTGAATTCACCGGCTTTTCGGGATAAAAACAAGGCGGCTAATCCTAAAAGGTTTACTAAAGTGCTCCTGCTTAAGGCACAGAGGACACTTGGTTGTATCCCATGGATGGCCAATAGTTTGTGCACGACTTTTGCATCTGTAAAGAAACGTATTGCGTTATCAGACGAGAGTGATGAAGAGCCAAAATACAGGGGGAAGTTGTACAGATTTATTAGAGCTTTTCTTGCTATATCAGTGGTGGCTTTGTTTATTGAGATCTTTGCTTATTTCAATCAGTGGCATTTAAATCTGGTGAATCCTTGGGAGGTGCAAAGCATTTTGCAATGGACTTATATGGCTTGGATTTCTTTTAGAGCTGATTATATTGCTCCTTCCCTTGCAAAACTCACTTCATTTTGCATTGTGCTTTTCCTCATTCAATCCGTAGATCGCCTTGTTCTTTGTCTTGGCTGTTTCTGGATGAAGTTTAGAAAGACCAAGCCAATTATCAATGAAGATGCTTGTGATCTTGAGGATGGATCCTTCTTCCCCATGGTTCTTGTACAGATTCCCATGTGCAATGAAAAAGAG GTGTTCGCGCAATCAATTGGTGCTGTTTGTCAGCTGGATTGGCCAAAAGATCGATTCTTGGTACAAGTATTGGATGATTCAGATGATGAAGTCCTGCAGCAAATGATCAGGAATGAATGTTTATCATGGAAGGAGAAAGGGGTCAATATCATCTACAGACATCGATTCATCCGAACTGGTTACAAAGCTGGCAACCTTAAATCTGCAATGGCTTGTGATTACGTTCAGGACTATGAATTTGTTGCAATTTTTGATGCGGACTTCCAACCAAATCCTGATTTCCTTAAACTGACCGTACCTCATTTTAAG GGAAAACCAGATGTTGGACTTGTTCAAGCACGCTGGAGCTTCGTTAATAAGGATGAGAACTTACTTACTAGGCTTCAGAACATTAACTTGTGCTTCCATTTTGAGGTGGAACAACAAGTGAATGGTCACTATCTCAATTTCTTTGGATTCAATGGAACAGCTGGTGTTTGGAGAATTAAGGCTTTGGAGGAGTCTGGTGGATGGTTGGAACGGACAACTGTTGAGGACATGGATATTGCTGTCCGAGCACACTTGTGTGGCTGGAAATTTATCTATGTTAATGATGTAAGGGCACTTTGTGAGTTACCAGAATCATACGAGGCTTACAAAAAACAGCAGCACCGTTGGCATTCTGGTCCTATGCAGCTCTTCAGACTATGTCTTCCTACAATCCTGACTTCTAAG ATATCTGTCTGGAAGAAGGCCAACATgatattccttttctttcttctaaGGAAGCTGATATTACCCTTCTACTCGTTCACATTGTTTTGTATCATACTTCCACTAACAATGTTCATACCAGAAGCCGAGTTACCTGCTTGGGTGATTTGTTATGTCCCTATTGTCATGTCCATTTTGAACATCCTTCCGGCACCAAAGTCTTTCCCTTTCCTAATGCCATACCTCCTATTCGAGAACACAATGTCCGTGACAAAATTCAATGCCATGGTCTCGGGGCTATTTCAGTTGGGCAGTGCCTATGAATGGGTGGTCACCAAGAAAACAGGCAGGTCTTCTGAATCAGACTTGCTAGCATTTGCTGAGAGGGAATCAAAGAATATGAACGAAGAGAAAATTTCAAGAAGGCTATCTGAATCCGGTCTGGAACTATACGGGAAAATAAAGGAACATGAAGAGATTCCGAAGAAAAAGAAGGCGAACAAAATCTACCGGAAGGAATTAGCACTTGCTTTTCTTTTGCTCACCGCAGCAGCAAGAAGCTTGTTATCTGCACAGGGCATACATTTCTATTACTTGCTGTTTCAAGGCTTAACTTTTCTTATAGTTGGCTTGGATTTAATTGGAGAACAAGTCAGCTAA